A single Lactuca sativa cultivar Salinas chromosome 8, Lsat_Salinas_v11, whole genome shotgun sequence DNA region contains:
- the LOC111907301 gene encoding LOW QUALITY PROTEIN: DNA (cytosine-5)-methyltransferase DRM2 (The sequence of the model RefSeq protein was modified relative to this genomic sequence to represent the inferred CDS: substituted 1 base at 1 genomic stop codon), whose protein sequence is MDSNPFNRLLSAAAYRVVYPESFGQMEDNSSSVGSDTIDWNTDDELEIANNISSSSSVSMSTNGTVLSEFGESSSSSNYSSKLHHFIKMGFPQAMVAKVIAEIGDHDIDAILDTLLSYCYLDETPHQEQELNDSFVKPESNFESDFSDLDDSCSDVSPAFDFLFCQIKHRIRSLSFFFMYFKDGKKIYPVIAMCSKYKAIFIAYNRVEFQSKMSYXNYFLMKKKNLEKKPKRKRNNEDEDEDVLHLPNPMIGFGVPHEPFRNVHRTLPDAAIGPPYFYYENVALTPKGVWNTIKRFLYEIEPEFVDSKFFCAAARKRGYIHNLPLTNRSPIQPLPPRTIFEALPGTKKWWPSWDKREQLNCILTCIGSAQLTDRIRLALENSNSNSKSECEPSEQVKKFVINQCKKWNMVWTGKTKVAPLEPDEIELIMGYPIYHTRGASRAERYKGLGNAFQVDTVAYHLSVLKNLYPHGINVLSLFSGIGGAEVALHRLGIPMKNVVSVEKSVVCQNILQDWWEQTNQKGNLIHVSDVEDVTVEKLEEWIGCFGGFDLVIGGSPCNNLAGGNRKTRDGLEGEHSWLFYDYFRILDGVKSIMGTN, encoded by the exons ATGGATTCCAATCCTTTTAACAGATTATTATCTGCTGCAGCCTACAGAGTCGTATATCCTGAATCTTTTGGACAAATG GAAGACAATTCTTCTTCTGTAGGAAGTGACACCATTGATTGGAATACTGATGATGAGCTGGAGATCGCTAATAATATATCATCATCTTCCTCAGTTTCTATGAGTACTAATGGAACTGTTTTATCCGAATTCGGGGAG TCAAGTTCTTCTAGCAATTATTCTTCCAAGCTACATCACTTTATAAAAATGGGATTTCCTCAAGCAATGGTGGCTAAAGTCATAGCTGAAATTG GAGATCATGATATTGATGCAATACTTGATACATTACTCTCATACTGT TATCTTGATGAGACTCCCCACCAAGAACAAGAACTCAATGATTCATTTGTGAAGCCTGAAAGCAATTTTGAAAGTGACTTCTCTGATCTTGATGACAGTTGTAGTGATGTAAGTCCtgcttttgattttcttttttgtCAAATAAAGCACCGAATTCGTAGTCTGTCTTTCTTCTTCATGTATTTTAAAGATGGAAAA AAAATCTACCCAGTTATAGCAATGTGTtccaaatacaaagcaattttcaTTGCTTATAACAGGGTAGAGTTTCAAAGTAAAATGTCCTATTAAAATTATTTCTTGATGAAAAAGAAAAATCTCgaaaaaaaaccaaaaagaaaaagaaacaacgaagacgaagacgaagacgTTCTTCACCTTCCTAATCCAATGATAGGATTCGGGGTCCCACACGAACCATTTCGGAATGTTCACAGAACGCTTCCCGATGCAGCCATTGGGCCTCCGTATTTTTACTATGAAAATGTTGCACTTACACCGAAAGGTGTTTGGAATACAATCAAACGTTTCTTATACGAAATCGAACCCGAATTTGTGGATTCAAAATTCTTCTGTGCAGCAGCTAGAAAACGAGGTTACATCCACAACCTTCCGTTAACAAACAGATCCCCAATTCAACCGCTTCCCCCTCGCACGATTTTCGAAGCTCTCCCTGGAACTAAAAAATGGTGGCCTTCATGGGACAAAAGAGAACAATTGAATTGCATACTTACATGTATAGGAAGTGCCCAACTTACGGATCGGATCAGATTAGCCCTAGAAAATTCGAATTCGAATTCCAAAAGTGAGTGCGAGCCTTCGGAGCAAGTGAAGAAATTCGTTATCAATCAGTGCAAGAAATGGAACATGGTTTGGACAGGGAAGACGAAGGTGGCGCCACTTGAGCCTGATGAGATTGAGTTAATCATGGGGTACCCTATCTACCATACAAGAGGTGCAAGCAGAGCCGAAAGATACAAAGGCCTCGGGAATGCATTTCag GTTGATACGGTTGCTTACCATTTGTCCGTGCTAAAGAATTTGTACCCACACGGAATAAACGTTCTTTCGCTTTTCTCAGGGATTGGTGGGGCTGAAGTTGCACTACACAGACTCGGGATTCCAATGAAGAATGTGGTTTCTGTTGAGAAATCTGTAGTTTGTCAGAATATTCTTCAGGATTGGTGGGAACAAACTAACCAAAAAGGGAATTTGATACACGTGTCAGATGTTGAAGATGTGACAGTTGAGAAGTTAGAGGAGTGGATTGGGTGTTTTGGAGGGTTTGATCTTGTGATTGGAGGGAGTCCTTGTAACAATCTTGCTGGTGGAAATAGGAAGACACGTGATGGACTTGAAGGGGAACACTCTTGGCTTTTTTATGACTATTTTCGTATTCTTGATGGGGTTAAGTCTATTATGGGTACAAATTAA
- the LOC111907295 gene encoding uncharacterized protein LOC111907295, with translation MHVAWEKCPTTWRGQFTRGDIGEPTIILEAVASQDLWIWHAFFGVAGSNNDLNVLGQSPLFNDIWTGKAPYMTFTVNGHAYKYDYYLGDAIYLDYSTLMNAYSVPRNEKAKFFTKKQESARKDIERAFGVLKQT, from the coding sequence ATGCATGTGGCTTGGGAAAAATGTCCAACTACATGGCGTGGTCAGTTCACTCGAGGAGATATAGGTGAACCAACTATCATCCTAGAAGCTGTTGCATCTCAAGATTTGTGGATATGGCATGCCTTTTTTGGAGTAGCGGGGTCTAACAACGACCTTAATGTTCTTGGTCAGTCTCCACTTTTCAACGATATTTGGACTGGTAAAGCACCTTATATGACGTTCACGGTAAACGGGCACGCGTACAAATACGATTACTACCTTGGTGATGCGATATACCTGGATTATTCTACATTGATGAATGCATACTCGGTTCCTCGAAATGAAAAAGCAAAATTTTTTACCAAAAAACAGGAATCGGCGAGAAAGGATATCGAGAGGGCATTTGGAGTCCTTAAGCAAACATGA